In one window of Poriferisphaera corsica DNA:
- a CDS encoding cbb3-type cytochrome c oxidase N-terminal domain-containing protein, producing the protein MAEDKKKEIDNLTDHNYDGIMEYDNPLPGWWVWLFWGTIVFSIIYFFIVTMAQGELSPLGELRREKAMWQERKLAVLGEMAPSEETMLRLMSEPAMLEQGRSLYVGKCAVCHGQNGEGIVGPNLTDDRYRNVKTLMDVFKVVKDGAGGGSMPAWKTQMMESDMLLVSAYTASLRGEDLPGKTPEAADVEIAPWPKAEEK; encoded by the coding sequence ATGGCTGAAGATAAGAAGAAAGAAATCGATAACCTGACGGATCATAATTACGATGGGATTATGGAATATGATAATCCTTTGCCGGGATGGTGGGTATGGCTGTTTTGGGGGACGATTGTGTTTTCGATTATCTATTTCTTTATTGTGACGATGGCGCAAGGGGAGCTGAGCCCATTGGGTGAATTGCGTCGTGAGAAGGCGATGTGGCAAGAGAGAAAGTTGGCGGTGTTGGGTGAGATGGCGCCAAGTGAGGAGACGATGTTGCGGTTGATGAGTGAGCCGGCGATGTTGGAGCAGGGGCGGAGTTTGTATGTGGGCAAGTGTGCGGTGTGTCATGGTCAGAATGGCGAGGGGATTGTTGGGCCAAATCTGACGGATGACCGGTATCGTAATGTGAAGACATTAATGGATGTGTTTAAGGTTGTGAAGGATGGTGCGGGCGGTGGATCAATGCCAGCTTGGAAGACGCAGATGATGGAGAGTGATATGCTGCTGGTTTCGGCTTATACAGCTTCGTTACGTGGGGAAGATTTACCGGGTAAGACACCGGAGGCGGCGGATGTTGAGATTGCGCCGTGGCCGAAAGCAGAAGAGAAATAA
- the ccoG gene encoding cytochrome c oxidase accessory protein CcoG — translation MSEAERNDGPMPMESPEQVLTTLTKEGKRAWMYPRLSKGKYLSMRRWVAYLLIGVFTLLPYIKLNGKPFVLLDIVHRKFTIFFYTFLPTDSILLAMLAVSFFVGIFLVTAVFGRVWCGWACPQTVYMEFLYRPIERLVMGTGGKGGKPRDVGGGRYVLLYMMYFLASCFLAHTFLAYFVGVDALWMWIWGSPFNHPMAFLVMAAVTGLMMFDFAFFREQLCIIACPYGRFQSVLLDKNSLIVSYDPNRGEPRGKKKRAKKGEDVSLKVVDEQGDCIDCKMCVTTCPTGIDIRDGLQLECISCTQCIDACNTVMDKIGKPHGLIRYSSRARIDGESTRFLRPRVIIYPLIICLLLSIFVLFFISKQHAYVKELRQIGSPFTLVEGGNVVNIKRFKLINRDDVEHVYSFMVVDDDRVELMMGDEMIRLGPGEATEVSLRMIVPRDMFENGHHRCKIRISDDGSFSKIYTSRLLGPL, via the coding sequence ATGTCTGAGGCAGAGCGGAATGATGGGCCTATGCCCATGGAATCGCCTGAGCAGGTATTGACGACGCTGACAAAGGAGGGGAAGCGTGCGTGGATGTATCCGCGGTTGTCAAAGGGGAAGTATCTGTCGATGCGTCGGTGGGTTGCTTATTTATTGATTGGTGTGTTCACGCTGTTGCCGTACATTAAGCTGAATGGCAAGCCGTTTGTTTTATTGGATATTGTACACCGTAAGTTTACGATTTTTTTCTACACGTTTTTGCCTACAGATAGTATTTTATTAGCGATGTTGGCGGTAAGTTTCTTTGTGGGGATTTTTTTGGTGACGGCGGTTTTTGGTCGGGTGTGGTGTGGGTGGGCTTGTCCGCAAACGGTGTATATGGAGTTTTTGTATAGGCCGATTGAAAGATTGGTGATGGGGACAGGTGGGAAAGGTGGGAAGCCGAGAGATGTTGGTGGGGGAAGATATGTTTTGTTATACATGATGTATTTTCTTGCATCATGCTTTTTGGCGCATACATTTCTTGCATACTTTGTTGGAGTGGATGCGTTGTGGATGTGGATATGGGGTTCGCCGTTTAATCACCCGATGGCGTTTTTGGTGATGGCGGCGGTGACGGGTTTGATGATGTTTGATTTCGCGTTCTTTCGGGAGCAGCTTTGTATTATTGCTTGTCCTTACGGGCGTTTTCAATCTGTATTGCTTGATAAGAACAGTTTGATTGTGAGTTATGATCCTAATCGTGGGGAGCCTCGAGGCAAAAAGAAACGGGCTAAGAAGGGTGAGGATGTGTCACTAAAGGTGGTGGATGAGCAAGGGGATTGTATTGATTGCAAAATGTGTGTGACGACGTGTCCGACTGGGATAGATATTCGTGATGGCTTACAGTTAGAGTGTATTTCGTGTACGCAGTGTATTGATGCGTGTAATACAGTGATGGATAAGATTGGTAAGCCACATGGATTGATACGCTATAGTTCTCGTGCAAGAATCGATGGAGAATCTACACGGTTTTTACGGCCGCGTGTGATTATTTATCCACTAATCATTTGTTTACTATTAAGTATATTTGTTTTGTTCTTTATTAGTAAGCAGCATGCGTATGTGAAGGAATTACGACAGATCGGTAGCCCGTTTACATTGGTAGAAGGCGGGAATGTTGTGAATATCAAGCGATTTAAGTTGATTAACCGTGATGATGTTGAGCACGTGTATTCGTTTATGGTCGTGGATGATGATCGTGTTGAGTTAATGATGGGAGATGAGATGATTCGCTTGGGGCCGGGAGAGGCGACGGAGGTGAGTTTGAGAATGATCGTGCCACGAGATATGTTTGAGAATGGGCATCATCGTTGCAAGATCAGGATTTCTGATGATGGTTCGTTCAGCAAGATATATACATCGAGGTTGTTAGGCCCGCTGTGA
- a CDS encoding FixH family protein, translated as MSDFTKERKAKWLWGGIIVLLLGGHATIMIGAAYLALSDRSHAVTPNYYERAVKWDETRAEQVKSDALGWDIEYAFGEPDLTGERELVVRVKDAAGQLSDGMSGWVEMFSHKVAGKVIGMEVSVGETVKVKMRESGIWTIRFRGIGKSADDLCLDERQVVLEDWRAGKVKPF; from the coding sequence ATGAGTGATTTTACGAAAGAACGCAAAGCAAAGTGGTTGTGGGGTGGAATTATTGTGCTGTTGTTGGGTGGTCATGCAACGATCATGATTGGAGCCGCCTATTTAGCGCTTAGTGATCGATCTCATGCGGTTACACCGAATTATTATGAGAGGGCGGTTAAATGGGACGAGACACGTGCCGAACAAGTGAAGAGTGATGCTTTGGGTTGGGACATTGAGTACGCGTTTGGTGAGCCGGACCTAACAGGTGAGCGGGAGCTTGTTGTGCGCGTAAAGGATGCGGCTGGGCAGTTGTCAGATGGGATGAGTGGATGGGTCGAAATGTTTAGTCATAAGGTGGCAGGGAAGGTGATTGGGATGGAAGTAAGTGTTGGCGAAACGGTTAAGGTTAAAATGCGTGAGAGCGGAATATGGACGATTCGTTTTCGAGGTATTGGAAAGTCAGCGGATGATCTGTGTTTAGATGAAAGGCAGGTTGTGTTGGAGGATTGGCGGGCGGGGAAAGTGAAGCCATTCTAA
- a CDS encoding sulfite exporter TauE/SafE family protein, with amino-acid sequence MDMTVLWAVLLASLAGSLHCAGMCGVFVMFAVGMPDEERAGFWRNRHLLNGVYHSGRLLTYTLLGVVSGALGQMIDMGGTMAGVQNTAAGLAGGMMVILGLVMILRWRGVKIGEMKAPGFMQKLVVSGQRLAMGWHPFVRAGVIGMLTTLLPCGWLYLFAVFAAGTGSAVMGGAVMAAFWLGTVPVLATLGIGTGFVTNKLGAKMPLVSAVIIIGVGLFTVVNRIGIDTSAFAENANQKLDLVEEQSDQTKGLTTSDLPCCFEGE; translated from the coding sequence ATGGATATGACAGTATTGTGGGCGGTATTGTTGGCAAGTTTGGCGGGATCGCTGCACTGCGCTGGTATGTGCGGGGTGTTTGTGATGTTCGCAGTTGGAATGCCGGATGAAGAGCGTGCAGGGTTCTGGCGGAATCGACATTTGTTGAATGGCGTTTATCATTCGGGGCGATTACTAACGTATACCTTGTTGGGTGTGGTCAGTGGTGCGCTTGGGCAGATGATTGATATGGGAGGGACCATGGCTGGGGTGCAGAACACAGCAGCGGGGTTGGCCGGTGGGATGATGGTGATTTTGGGATTGGTGATGATTTTGAGATGGCGCGGTGTAAAGATTGGCGAGATGAAGGCGCCCGGATTCATGCAGAAATTGGTGGTTAGTGGGCAACGGCTTGCAATGGGATGGCATCCTTTTGTAAGAGCGGGTGTGATTGGGATGTTGACGACACTTCTTCCTTGTGGATGGTTATATCTGTTTGCAGTGTTTGCGGCTGGAACAGGGAGCGCGGTGATGGGGGGGGCAGTGATGGCAGCGTTTTGGTTGGGAACGGTACCGGTTTTGGCGACGCTGGGGATAGGTACGGGTTTTGTAACAAATAAGTTGGGTGCGAAGATGCCGTTGGTTTCTGCGGTGATCATTATTGGGGTTGGTTTATTTACAGTCGTCAATCGGATTGGGATTGATACGAGCGCTTTTGCAGAGAATGCTAATCAAAAATTAGATTTGGTTGAAGAACAATCGGACCAGACGAAAGGGTTGACGACATCGGATTTGCCGTGTTGTTTTGAAGGTGAGTAA